The Lutzomyia longipalpis isolate SR_M1_2022 chromosome 2, ASM2433408v1 DNA window atattttcaacttcccacttttcacttttatatgttactccattttatttaaaagtttaatgtGAGAACTCTCGTGTGTTTTTCAGTCCATGTAgtaatagaaattattttcaagtgacaaaattataaaaaagctCTAGTGTTTTGTATTGTTGAAGTTATTTgctttaattattaaataaataaaacagcGAGAAATACTTTctgcaaaaaacaaacattttgcCATTCTCAAGTTCACATCAATTTAAGTGCGGCGAATTAACACTTTTAATGCTattaaaatgaaggaaaaactttACACGACTATCCGGTGAGAGATTTATAAATCATTATCACTGAATAGCAAGCGGAAATGTGTACGATAGCTCTACATAAgaagtgaattttccacaatttccttacatttttttttgtaggacaAATTATTAACTCaccggtggtggtggtggagctGTTGTTGGCTTAATTCTCGGGGCTGAATTCATTTTTACAAGAGGAGCTTTGGGTGGACTCGGTGGCGGATGATCCTTGAGCAGGGTGACCCCATTCATTCGCTCTGGTTCCTTCCTTTCACTCAGAGTCCCATTTGACTGCGAATGTCTCTCCTATTCCAAATGTAAAGATaataacaaaaacaaaaatcaatattcCTCTCTTCATTAACTCCGTGAGaatatgtaaaatatattaaaaacgAATGAAgttaacataaatttttccatgtGGAAAGATTTTAATCGATCACTTCCATtgacttttgatttttttttctctctctgtgctGCACCCACCCTTGAGCTTACGATTGAGttataaataagaattaaacaaaattaactaTCCAATTGGtgttaataattcttttcgcGGCGTGAAGAATTTGcgggatttttttcaacatgaCAACCTCAGAAAATTTACATGAGATTCACAAATTCtcgtaaaaatcatttgtCATTTTTCCTTGGGAACTTCTTTCGTGCTTGATGTTGTagctttttttccatcatgaAGGGTGTTCAAAAGAAACCAACAAAATTTGTCACACTCTCACGATCCGTTTGTTTTCAACGtaatttttacgattttttagctctgatttttttacatCGCAAATTCGCGACAATCACGGTGGAAGTTTGCagcaagaaataaataataagaaaagtaATGAGGATAAAGTTGAGAATCATGCTTAAATTAATGGCACAAATTATGGTGGTCTTGAGTAGCATTTATGGGTCTCCAcgtaattaataaaaaaaatatatataaactacGTAAATTTcagcttttaaaattcacttaTAGAATGACGTATCccggaaaagtttatttaaaaataaggaatggaaagaaaaagctttagaACTTTTCGTAATTTGCCAGCAAAAATGAATTAGGTATAAGCATTATTTGAGAATTgaattcaaaagctttttaagtaaaataaaataatcgatAAATGAATTCTAATTAGTTGGAAGATAAATCTTTGATTATTCTAATattccaatgaaaaaaatccttcattggttttattagaattttatgatGTTCTAAAGAAGTATCAGCAATGATAACTATTTCTTATTTCTAAAATATCccctaaattattattttcagtgCATTGAAACCCAATTCTATAGTTCATTGAACTTTCCTCAGTACcgattttcttgataaaaatgtttgttagAAATCTTATATAATCATATACACGTTACGCAGATTCACGTCCGTGACCTCACGCACGGCAGTTGTAGCAGCGTGTTGCACGAAATCAAAAGCACCCAATTTCGgtcaaaaattcacaagaatttCTCGGTGTTATGTGAACAGACATGAGGGTTttattttcccccaaaaaaaaagaaagaaatcttcaattttaattcttgCACGGCTCACGATGATATcatcttgaatttttgctcactttattcacaaattttgCAACACTAATGAGAGATTTCGTCTGGTGTTGTCTCTGTGAACTGCTCTCGAGGGAATTTCCCTCACAGACGAGGGCGGAAAAGGTGCATTTTTTCACAAACATCTTCATTTTTGCACATAATGCGTTGTGAAagataagagaaaaattacctCATATGTGGAAATTGTCACGAGGGGTTTCACTTTTGTCTGCTTCATTGTGTGAACACTGATTTTTTCTGCTCTCAAATTCTCAAACCAACATTAATTCCTGACCACTTTTGTTGCCTttttggtttgtttttttttcttcccaaaaaatatataatcacCAGTGTCAAGATTGAGATTGAAAGATATAGCACCGAAAACAATCACATATATAGTCTCGTTAGTAACACCCGAAAAAGGTATTACACTCCCTAATTCAATTGAGTGTTGCTTTTATGAGAGACAATGGTCCAAATTAATTGCACACACTCACAGGAAATATCGCTGAAAGAATGCTAAAACGggtgtggaaatttttaataattttatttgtggtaaaaattgaatttttagtgATTAATTTCAAGAACAACAACtcgaaaaattcattcaattaaattttagtaattcttcagaggaattttattttactgtgTACACAAAATGTTAAGCAATGCGTAAGAGAAATCAAATAAGGAAAACatttagaaagatttttaacacaaGATCACAGGAGAAAATCTAAAAGGAAATGGTTCAATTAGCAAAACTTCCTCAGCAAAGACGTAGAAAGAAAAGCAAGAActtgcaattaaattgattaaaatttataggTACTGTCTGTTGGTGtagagataaaaaagaaatactcTTTCTGGTTCTTTTTGCTTTGTAAGACATTAGTAGGTATACACCAAGAAATATAGAAGCGTCACACTTTTTGATTTCACaggtttttctctctctctcttctctctaCGGCAACTCCTACAaccattaatttattatttttttgtgcaacaataaaaaagtcaTATAACTTTCAAAGTATGTGCCTCTGCATTAGCCAGCAAATAATATCGAAATAATCATACACAAAACTTTAATGATTGCAGAAAGAGGTATATAACGTTAGAGGAGAAGAGTTAAATTCAGTGAAATAGAAAATAAGCCATAGAATCTATTATTTGCAGATCTGTTATTCCAAAACGCACTGCTATGTACTTTCAAAGGTGCagcaattttgcaaagaatatttctttttttctccacatgaTATTCACACCTATTTTTTCCAACCAGGATTTTCCACGTcactcaaacatttttttttaatctttcaatCCCACAAGGAACCACAAATAAACAACCATcaaaaaaatcctcctcaAAAGAAATCTATTGTCCAATTCACAAGAAATATCCAAACCACAAGACAAGCACCACACGTCCACTCTAGAGGTGTTTTCGCATGAGACTAAAGTCGACTGCGCACGCGGACTCAGCACTCCAAATCACTAGTCCGAAGTAAATTTATAttgttgaaatgaaaaagtattagctcaaaaaaaaagcgggcggcagcagaaaaaaaaagattcgcGTTAGTGGAGGGAAAAATCCACTTGTGCAGGTAGACGCGGATACGCGAGGAGTGCAGCAGATGAGCGCCGTTTTGCTGCCCCAGACCGTCTCACGAGTTGATTATCTAACTGCGATATGTTCTTTTTATACCACCTCCATCTGCAGTGAGAACAACTCTATCGAGGTACACACACAGTAattattggcaaaaaaaaggtaCCCAGTCTCTGTTGCTGATAACGCGCTCTTGAGTGGAGTGACGTCAACCAAGGGGTTGAGAAATGGGAAAAACTTTtacattatattttatgtgttgaatttgcaataaaaaactcaattaattTGAGATTATCTGACTAGGAGAACTTGGGGTAATAAGTTATAAATTTTgggagaagaattttcctgagtttcaagaaaatattaaagttttctcaagAAGACCATTTTATATCAAGTTTTCCTaccatttcattcaattttccaaacacTTTTGCTCTTAACTTTgtcgtaaaattttaaattttatttgttaattaatctcaattttcttggattatttttcctaaataatataatatcaGTGGATAATAAgagttttgtatttaaattacaaattttcttaaaaacaaaataataaaatttatgaactttccttttaaacttaataattccaaaaaaaaacattcgcaATATTAATTGCTAACCCCTGACGTTATTGCACCGAGGTGTtgtattaaatgaaaacaCGAAATAACTTTTATAtagaatttagtaaaataacCTTTTTTGTAGCCCACCACATATCGTCAGCAAGGTTTCTTCTTCCAATCTTCCATTGctaataaaaatcatgttttcTCGACACTATTAAATTTGGAACAGGCAAAGCTTTATTTTCGCGcaattttccctcatttttcGTGTCGACAAATCGTGGAAAAGAAGTCGTGTCAAAAACACACTGTAGGTAGGTAATTAACAACAGCTGCTGCTCTTCTTTATGGCATAAATCGATTTTTGCATGCTGAACTAGACATTCATTCACAAACTCTCCTTAGCAACTCtctcaattgcaaaaaaatataaaccttCATTGTTCATGAAATTCACCTGCGGatcacacaattttctcactttttttcccgccCCCTCTCCCCACCCCTTCCCCACCTTGATTGCCGAAGGTTGAGTTCAATTGAATATCGTGCACTAATGCAGCagagagcataaaaatgtttaatgatGGTGATCTCGCGCCAACCGCGCACGATCGCGATCACAGCCGGAAagtagacaaaaaaaacttttgaatctACTCACATCTTCGCTCAGTCCATTTTCCTCGCtgtttttgaacattttccgGTGAGCTCTCTTGAATTCACTCATTAAAGCATTATGCCTGTCATTGTCGTGGCCCCCAATGGAGTTTCCGATCTTCCTGGCCTGTGACTGGACTTTCTCGCACTTGGCTTCAATACTTTCGCCAGGATTTGACTGCATGCGctggaaaatgaagaataataaaattaattaagattgGCTGAACGTTgggatgatttttaaatgatttctcaCCACAGCTCTCCTCTTCAGTTCATCACTGATTGCACTGCTGAGGCTAGACGGGCATCCTGAGGATGTGCTGACAACTGATGGAGTTCTTGTGTGTcctggtggtggtggtggcggAATAGCTCCACTGGGTGACTCAGGAGCACCTCCAGGATTTCTATGGACTTCCACAATGACTGTTTTGGTTTCACTCTGCCGCGAAACGAAGCAAATATCTGCAACTTTGCTCCTGTCCATTGAATCCTCGTCATTTTCATAGCCTGTGTCATCTCCCGCCTCGGGAGATACGTGAACTCGTGTAGTTTGTCTCGTGGACACTTCTACTGCACTGAGATGGGGGATGACTGTATTGTTGATGACTGTTCCAGTGTCGGAGAGTTTGATGATGGTGGTATTGGAGCCCTTGGTGTTCTTGTCGTGATCTTCAGGGATTCGCGGAGGTGCAACTGGATGAAGTTTTTCCATTCGACGATCTGCTTCACTACCCCTTTCCCAGCTCTTTGGTCGCCTTGTGCTTCCCAGGGTGTTGTCGATGTGCCCATTCTCCTCTCGCACCATGCTCAGCCTCTTGGATGCCTGATCACCCCAGCAGGGACTCTGATCCCCACCTGTAACGCTACTGGCGGAGCTGTTGTACCCACTCGATTCACCCGGGAATAGATCCAGCCCAACGGCAGTTCGTACCACAAGATCCAGTCGACTTGAGGATTTCATAATGGCCACAGCTTCACTGAAAAGGATGTCCGAGAAGTCGATCCCATTGCAGCTTAGCAGTTGATCTCCGGGACGAAGACCAGCATCTCTCGCAACACCgatctttatgaaaattaaataatttttttcattcaatataaATCAATGAgagtagaaaataaatttttcaagctcACCTCTTTTGTGAACTGTACAAATATTCCTGGCTTCCATTCGGGTCCTTTGCAAATGCCCAACCCGAGTTTGCTTCGCGGTGCCACATTGAGGGTCACCCGGATGTCACGACTTCCAGCATCATCGAGCTCTGTGGGAGACACCTGAGCACCCTTTAGCGGTACAATGTGCCAACTCAGTGGATCGCAGGCTCTTCTGGGAAGAAAGGGAACAAAAGAGAGGATGTTGATTGTGCAAGACAGCAAAAATGCTTCAGGGTGAATGACTTACTCTTTGACCGGGATCATGCCGATACCTGCAAAAGAAGGAAATGagttaattgttttatttaatctctCGATGATTCTCTGAATTAATGAACAGTTTGCGCATTTAATTAGGCCACCATTAATtgcaagcttttttttcctaaaaggTTTTAAATTTCAACTTTTGCTTCTGAAAGTTTCTGCATTGcctcgagatttttttttgttgatttatgtAGGTTTTgtgttgattaatttttattggagatatttcctttattaaatcaatataCAGAGTGGGATTTAAAGCTGTGTGGTGTTTTTCCCACGCCCAGCTCTATCTCGGAGCTTTATGAAGTGTATTGTTTTTATTATACATGTAAAGgagctttttaaataaacataattttgtaTCCTAGTTTGTGTTTCACGAGGCTGTACTACGTGACTCTGCTGTTGATTTTTAatcagaatattttatgatttagaAAAGCTCATCAAActcaatagaaaaaaaaatcaactaatATAGAGcttttcttgaaaatctttaatgtgaaaatttctcaaaagaatattCCTTTATCGTTCAACTTGTAATGTAAATCCATTGACCATCGAAGGCATCGGATAAAGTGCACGCTCTAATTACGGATGGTGTACAACATCTGGTAGCACGTACCTGGGGATATTCGTATCGGGGGTTAGACTGTGGGTCGAATGACCAGCGAAACACAGTAGGTACCTTCAACAGTATATTTCACTTCTAA harbors:
- the LOC129788969 gene encoding uncharacterized protein LOC129788969 isoform X3; this encodes MMMTDCSSIQGSTSSSDITSSRGITPRVRVVRLTRPHTGARNGTLLATPGYASFGFAIRGGREFGTGFFVSRVEKGSEADHQGLRVGDQIIRANGYHVDDAVHRELSQFISSQDRLTLKVRGIGMIPVKERACDPLSWHIVPLKGAQVSPTELDDAGSRDIRVTLNVAPRSKLGLGICKGPEWKPGIFVQFTKEIGVARDAGLRPGDQLLSCNGIDFSDILFSEAVAIMKSSSRLDLVVRTAVGLDLFPGESSGYNSSASSVTGGDQSPCWGDQASKRLSMVREENGHIDNTLGSTRRPKSWERGSEADRRMEKLHPVAPPRIPEDHDKNTKGSNTTIIKLSDTGTVINNTVIPHLSAVEVSTRQTTRVHVSPEAGDDTGYENDEDSMDRSKVADICFVSRQSETKTVIVEVHRNPGGAPESPSGAIPPPPPPGHTRTPSVVSTSSGCPSSLSSAISDELKRRAVRMQSNPGESIEAKCEKVQSQARKIGNSIGGHDNDRHNALMSEFKRAHRKMFKNSEENGLSEDERHSQSNGTLSERKEPERMNGVTLLKDHPPPSPPKAPLVKMNSAPRIKPTTAPPPPPLPFADGAKNFSECRPPASPSPDYEDSSPAENHVATNGGSVRGTLSRVAASEMAKANGDMAEMESIESFKLTNPSSPPPRPPSHYFAPQSSGPPTMRKNRPVSVTIGEYGQVGRKEPAKFNFIARPDESPRNGNDEDMSQRLRNELEMTLSRSNLKKRSDIEMANGETTNGANGMATTVTINGDSKKENNCLENGKLILQKSISSNIEKTNGTANRVMITIPSKPELRKTESSPPSGILKNGGTTMAFTNGAPEHKNITFGNM
- the LOC129788969 gene encoding uncharacterized protein LOC129788969 isoform X1, producing MMMTDCSSIQGSTSSSDITSSRGITPRVRVVRLTRPHTGARNGTLLATPGYASFGFAIRGGREFGTGFFVSRVEKGSEADHQGLRVGDQIIRANGYHVDDAVHRELSQFISSQDRLTLKVRGIGMIPVKERACDPLSWHIVPLKGAQVSPTELDDAGSRDIRVTLNVAPRSKLGLGICKGPEWKPGIFVQFTKEIGVARDAGLRPGDQLLSCNGIDFSDILFSEAVAIMKSSSRLDLVVRTAVGLDLFPGESSGYNSSASSVTGGDQSPCWGDQASKRLSMVREENGHIDNTLGSTRRPKSWERGSEADRRMEKLHPVAPPRIPEDHDKNTKGSNTTIIKLSDTGTVINNTVIPHLSAVEVSTRQTTRVHVSPEAGDDTGYENDEDSMDRSKVADICFVSRQSETKTVIVEVHRNPGGAPESPSGAIPPPPPPGHTRTPSVVSTSSGCPSSLSSAISDELKRRAVRMQSNPGESIEAKCEKVQSQARKIGNSIGGHDNDRHNALMSEFKRAHRKMFKNSEENGLSEDERHSQSNGTLSERKEPERMNGVTLLKDHPPPSPPKAPLVKMNSAPRIKPTTAPPPPPLPFADGAKNFSECRPPASPSPDYEDSSPAENHVATNGGSVRGTLSRVAASEMAKANGDMAEMESIESFKLTNPSSPPPRPPSHYFAPQSSGPPTMRKNRPVSVTIGEYGQVGRKEPAKFNFIARPDESPRNGNDEDMSQRLRNELEMTLSRSNLKKRSDIEMANGETTNGANGMATTVTINGDSKKENNCLENGKLILQKSISSNIEKTNGTANRVMITIPSKPELRKTESSPPSGILKNGGTTMAFTNGAPEHKNITFGNITTVIARDS
- the LOC129788969 gene encoding uncharacterized protein LOC129788969 isoform X2 — encoded protein: MMMTDCSSIQGSTSSSDITSSRGITPRVRVVRLTRPHTGARNGTLLATPGYASFGFAIRGGREFGTGFFVSRVEKGSEADHQGLRVGDQIIRANGYHVDDAVHRELSQFISSQDRLTLKVRGIGMIPVKEACDPLSWHIVPLKGAQVSPTELDDAGSRDIRVTLNVAPRSKLGLGICKGPEWKPGIFVQFTKEIGVARDAGLRPGDQLLSCNGIDFSDILFSEAVAIMKSSSRLDLVVRTAVGLDLFPGESSGYNSSASSVTGGDQSPCWGDQASKRLSMVREENGHIDNTLGSTRRPKSWERGSEADRRMEKLHPVAPPRIPEDHDKNTKGSNTTIIKLSDTGTVINNTVIPHLSAVEVSTRQTTRVHVSPEAGDDTGYENDEDSMDRSKVADICFVSRQSETKTVIVEVHRNPGGAPESPSGAIPPPPPPGHTRTPSVVSTSSGCPSSLSSAISDELKRRAVRMQSNPGESIEAKCEKVQSQARKIGNSIGGHDNDRHNALMSEFKRAHRKMFKNSEENGLSEDERHSQSNGTLSERKEPERMNGVTLLKDHPPPSPPKAPLVKMNSAPRIKPTTAPPPPPLPFADGAKNFSECRPPASPSPDYEDSSPAENHVATNGGSVRGTLSRVAASEMAKANGDMAEMESIESFKLTNPSSPPPRPPSHYFAPQSSGPPTMRKNRPVSVTIGEYGQVGRKEPAKFNFIARPDESPRNGNDEDMSQRLRNELEMTLSRSNLKKRSDIEMANGETTNGANGMATTVTINGDSKKENNCLENGKLILQKSISSNIEKTNGTANRVMITIPSKPELRKTESSPPSGILKNGGTTMAFTNGAPEHKNITFGNITTVIARDS